The nucleotide window AAAATCTCCGTGTAGTCCTGTCCAGCTTGcgaggaaatccaccaatctccaaggcataacccaagacagTCCGACTCTTAAGAAAACATCATCCCATACAGCCTTAGccacctcacagtgtaaaagcaaatgatcaaCAGACTCCCCCTGCTTCTTACAcgtacaacaccaatctagaaTAATAACTCGttgttttctcaaattatcaatGGTAAGAATCTTGTCCAAAGACGCTGTCCAGACAAAGAAGGCTGCTTTTGAATGAGCTTTTGTCTTCCATATACTTTTCCACGGGAATATAGACAAACCGGGGTTTGTAAGCTTTTGATAAAAGGAACTGACCGAGAAGATACCTTTCTTAGAATGATTCCAATACAACTTATCACCGGAGCCTCCTGGAATACTTACAGAATATAAAGCCGCAAAAAACTCCGTAAAAGACTCAAATTCCCAGTCATGGGCTGTCCTAATGAAGTcaatattccattgaggggTGCCATTTGCTGAAGAATGAAGAAAGGCAATCGATGCCTCCTTAGCTCTTGCAAGCGCAAAGATGGTAGGAAAAGTATCTCATAGACAATGGTTATCACACcatatatcaaaccaaaaacggATACGCGAACCATCGCCTACAACAAAATGTTCCTGTTCACGGAATGTCCCCCAAAGACTCCTAATGTTTTTCCATAAACCCACTCCATAAGTGCCTCGCACCTCATTcgaacaccatcctccccaagcttCCCCAAACTGAGAAACTATGACCGCCCTCCAAAAAGCCTCCCTTTCATGttggtacctccacaaccacttatcCAAGAGGGCTTGATTGAATTTCAGCAAGTGGCGAATCCCCAAACCTCCCCCAGAAATTGGGGTACAAACTGTAGACCAATTAaccaggtggaatttgaactcttcccccaaACCGCTCCATAAAAAATCCCTTTATAATTTCTCAATTCTATTAGCCACTTTTGTGGGAAGCGGGAACAGAGGCAAGAAATAGGTGGGTAAGTTAGAGAgagtgcttttaatcaaagtcaacctaccacctttcgacaagtaaAGCCTCTTCCAAGCAGCCAATCTATGCTCCACCCTTTCGACTACATCATTCCAAATGTAGTGGGTTTAAAGCCAATCTATgctgagttgaaaaagattgtgggtcccatgtgtaaggagattttgagttgagatgagtttagtaatttgagagttgggtgtttggatgttagactcaacttaaaattagactgaactgagttgatctcaactgAGTTTTGCAACCAAATGGGGCCTAAGAGTATGCTGCTTGTTGAGATTGGTAAAACTTGTGgaactttttcttgtttttttttgttttcctttttaaatttctctGTTATActcaaatcatataaaatgtGTGCTATTAacctttttttataggtaaatttGTGCTTGTAACTTATGAATACCAAGTTGCGGTTGTATGATTCTTGGTGCATAACCATATGACATTGAAACTTTTCTTGTGTATCTGTTTTTTTTCaacctttatatattttatctgtACTTCAATGGTTGAATGTTGAATTTCTTATGTGTTCCAACAGTCTTATGAGCGAGCCATTGAATTGGACAATACAAATGTGTTTGCATTGGTTGAAAGTGGAAACATATTTTTGACGCTTAGTTCCTTTAAAAAGGTAAGTTCCATTTCTAAAAATCATATGAGGTCCTGTTCATCATACTTGATTTTGGTTATCAAATTTCagcctttttttattctttgtgctCATTTTAGTGCTATGCCATTGTGCTTCACAACTTGGtctatttataatatgttttttttttttttataggtaaaagattgtattaataagaataaacaTAGCGCAAGTACACATGGGGTATACAAGAGGTAACACCTAGTTAGGAGgaagaaatggaaacaagaaaatcatgaaagtcTAGGCCATTGAAATCTTACAGCTTTAGTCCATAGGAATAAAGTTTTAATAAAGAACAATCTAATCTCCTCCAATGAgcactccttatcttcaaaagtcCGATAATTTCGTTCCTTCCATAGGCACCATAGAATGCAAATAGGAACAATCGTCCCACAACAATGATTTGTGGAATAACGCCTAGGTTCGTCCTGCTGGCTAGAAGCTCGAACACAGTAGCAGGCATAACCCAGACTAGCTCTAACCTTCTGAAAACATCATCCCATAATGTtctagcaacctcacaatgaagtagaagatgatccacagtcTCACCACTCTTTCTGCACATACAACATCAGTCCGCAACAATCACTTGACTTTTCTGTAAATTATCAATAGTCAAAATCTTGCCCAAAGAAGTTGTCCAAGCAAAAAATACCACCTTGGGAGacgccttatttctccaaatcctTCTCCAAGGAAAGTAATTGCTATGTAGATGTGTGAGGGACTTATAGAAGGAACGAGCAGGAAATGTACCTTTTCTAGTGGGTACCCACCACAAATTGTCAGTTCTTTGAGGACTCGATCTCATGGCGTACAAGAGTTTGAAAAGATTCGAAAAGCtgccaacttcccaatcatgggcCGCCCTAATAAAGCTCTCATTCCATTGGATTAAGCCACCAGACATCTCCATGAGGTCAGCCACTGATGCTTCTTTTTCACGTGCAATCCTAAAAACTGTAGGGACTGTCCCTAAGGGCTCTATCTCCATGCCATAAGTTATGCCAAAATTTACTTTAGATCCGTCTCCCATCACGATTCTAGTGTGCTGAGCAAAACCCCCCCAACCTCATCTAATGTGCTTCTAAACTCCCAACTCCATAAACCCCTTGCACCTCCGTAGTGCTCCACCcccccaacacacacacacacacacacacacacttgaaGTCTATCACCAACTTTCATAAAGCTACCCATATtatacctccacaaccatttcccatgAAGAGCCCGATTGAATACCTTCAAATTTCTAATTCCCAGCCCACCTATGGAGAGAGCATATCTTATCCCACTTGACTAGGTGGAACTTGAATTCATCCCCCAACCCACTCCAAAGGAAATCACGATGGTGTTTCTCAATTTGGATCGCCACACTTGTTGGAATTgagaacaaagataaaaaatgagTTGGTAAATTGGACAGAGTGCTCTTTATTAGTATGGTCCTACCACCTTTCAACAAAAACAGTCTCTTCCAATCTAtgttcaatcttctcaattacTTCATCCCATATAGATTTAGCCTTGAAAGTGGCCCTCAAAGGAATGCCCATGTATTTCTTGAGAAAGGAGACCTTACATTCGAGAGTGTTAGCCGGCAATCGGATATTGCGAATGTTTTAAATTGGAACCAATTCCGACTTAGATAAGTTCACTTTCAAACTAGACACAACTTCAAAGCAAAGTTGGAGTGCCCTTAAAGCATAAATCTGGTTTTATTCTGTCTCCCAAAATATCAAAGTTTCATctacaaacaacaaatgagaaatgctaAGAGTACTCTGATTGGTTTCACCAATCGAAAATTCAGCCATAAAGCCATTGTCAACCATAGCAGAGATCATTCTACTAAgcgcctccataacaatgacaaaaataacTAGGGACAAAGGACCCTTAGACCTCGAGAGCTATTAAAGAAGCCAACTGGACTGCCATTCACCCAAAACTTAGAACCTCGCCATAGATATGCAGCACCTAATCCAAGAGCAATTCTCTCCCTAAATCCACACGTCCCAAGCAAGTATAGTAGGAAGTCCCAGTTAAcgtgatcataagccttctccatatccaacttgcataaaatacccaaatcacCAGATTTTAATTTACTATCTAGACATTCATTGGCTATTAGTACTGAATCTTGTATTTGTCTTCCCCTTACAAATGCGTTCAAAATAATCCTCCCCAAGACCTCCCTTGGGTGGTTTGCTAGAACCTTGAAGATAATTTTATACACTCCATTTACAAGACTAATAGGTTAATAATCGCTAACATTCAAAGCTCCAACCTTATTGGGAATAAgcgcaataaaagtagcattgaGGTTTTTCTTTAACTTCCCAACCGAGAAGAATTCTTGGAATACTTCATTATTCTTCTTGGAATACTTCATTAAATCCTCCTTCACCACTTCCCAACGTGATTAGAAGAAGCCCAAAGAAAATCCATTAGGGCCAGGTGCTTTGTCTTTGACCATCTTCCTCACCACTTCACGAACATCTATCTCCTCGAAGGCCAAGAAACGCTCTGCTCTGCTGCTCAATGGTCTCAAAGGCTAACCCACCGAGCTTTGGCCTCCACATCACCTGCTCGGTAAGCAGCTGTTCAAAAAAACCAGCAACATGCTCTTTAATCTCTGGAAACTCTGTGGAAACGGCTCCATCTATGTTCAACATCTCAATAGTATTAGTTCTCCTATGGGATTTGGCCACTATGGAAAAACTTCATACTTCGATCTCATTCTTTCAACCACAGCTATGTTCAACTTCTTACTGCTATGTTCGACAATAGCACATGCTAGCACCTAATTATCTGTTGATATTATGATGGCTTTGGCATTGGACAACGTTTGTATTACTTGGTTCATTACTGTCTTAAGCAATTATAGTTGGCGGTTTATGGTTTTAGAGAAATCTGGAAACCGGAAATTTCATGACATCAGCAAATTTGGATTTCGAAGGTCGGTTTGAAAGGGAGagttacttatcaaaatttaaagtttgaaaGGGATAGCTACCatcaaaagtttgagaaaaatcTTGGGTTTACAGGTTTCAAAACGGTAATGAGGGAAAAGATGTGGTTTGTGAATgaaaggaaggaaagaaagaaaaatatgatgGCTATTCTAAGTTTAGTGAAAAGCATATGAATAGCGACATGGATGGTTATTAGGAAAAGAGAAGTAGGCAAAGAAAGAAAGCTTACACTAAAACACACAGGactgtcttaaaaaaaaaatcttattaaaaaactGAATTCTTTTGCTTATAAAAGAACTGAATTCTTATTATTCAAATGTGAATTATTTGACTATAAtgacacacatatatatatatatatgtccattCTAACACAACCCTTCCTAATTGGATTAGGGCTTGTTTTTTTACTAGTGAGCAAATTCCTAATTTGAACATACTTAAAGTCCACACATGAAAGCTTATagattaattcttttttttccttgtcaGAAGATAATAGGTGTCTCATGAATTATATAAgacaattaataagaaaataaaagtcaaGGACAACATTTATGACCAATAACTAGCAATTGAAGGATTACAGAactatctaaaaaatttataaaaacaaaatataacagAAGTAAAATATCATTGGCCTTGTTAATTATCATGGACACCTGTTTTGGGATAAAAGAgcttattttttggttttgcatTAGTTTTAAGGCTTCCCAAAGAGGATGCTATGTTTTTACCTATGCATTGGCTGGCCCATTATGTTTAGAAACTGAACCACATACTATTCCAGAAATCAGCATTTGATAACTTACGAAGTGCAAGAGATGGTCTTAGTATCATTTTATACATAACTGGCCAATGACATTTAATGTGAAATTGATGGTCAACTTCCATGAAATAGGATAGTACAtggaaatataaaattattttaatttaaagttcaATTGCTTTTTTTATTACAACATACTGTGTGAAATTTCATGTATGTGGCCTTTCTGCATTAAGGGAGTTGAGCAGTTTCGGCAAGCTCTAGAGATTTCACCTCAGAGTGTGTCTGCACAATATGGGCTTGCATCTGGTCTACTTGGTTTGGCAAAGGAATGTGTTAACTTAGGGGCATTCAGATGGGGAGCTTCGTTATTAGAGGTTAGTTGTCtttaaattctacaaaatttATCTATCCAAGTATGTCAAAagacaaacattttcaaaatgattgcaggAGGCATCTGCTGTTGCAATAGCAAGTACTCATTTGGCTGGAAATATATCATGTATTTGGAAGTTGCATGGTGATATTCAGGTATAATCAATTGGTTTGACCCTGGGATTTTCCACCTTTGGTATAATTTGTAGAACATTGTTCTATTCTTCTAGGCAGGATGTTTGCCAATTTATGTATGATTTTCTGGGATGACTTAGTTATGTATATGCTCTTTTGTTAGCTTGCATATGCCAAGTGTTTTCCCTGGACACAGGAAAGCCAGGGTTTAGAACTTGATGCGGAAGCCTTTAACACTTCCATCCTTTCCTGGACGCGGACTTGCTGTTTAGCTGCCGGATCTGCAAAATGTTCTTATCAGCGGGCTCTGCACCTGGCCCCATGGCAACCTAACATTTATTCTGATATTGCAATAACTGCAGATCTGATATTGTCTTTGGACAAGTGTTCTGGGAGCAACTTAACTGCTTGGTATGATCTTAGTGTATTTTACTATTTTGCTCTTATTTAGGTGATTTCATGTTGCCATAGATTTGCTCTCATAACTTGATGTCCTTTTTTATAGGAAACTGTCTGAGAAGATGGCTTTGGGGGCCTTGTTACTTGAGGGTGACAATTGTGAGTTTTGGGTGGCCTTGGGATGTCTGTCTGGCCATAATGCATTGAAACAACATGCCTTTATCAGGGGATTGCAATTGGATGTTTCTCTAGCTATGGGTTGGGCATACTTGGGGAAGGTATTGTCTGTTATGATACTTTcttattttcatgttattagtagtttttattctatttttgcaGCATTTTGGTATGCTGTTACATCTGTTTGAAAGATATTTAATGTGTTgaattcatttatttcaagATGTGATAACTTAGGAAGCTCTGTTTTGGTGGGTGGGGTTGTGTATCCAGGGTTTACTTCCCAGGGTTGGGTTTGAGGGACCTGCATTGGGAAGGTTCCTAGTCATCAAAAAGTGATTCACTCAAGAAGAGGATGTGCTGTTATGCATTAGATGTCATTTTGTTGTCATATCCTGTAGAACGCCATGTGAGCAGCTTTCAATCATATGCCAGAccctaatttaaaataattattaaattaaaaaaaaaaagtcaaattagACAAATGACCTTAAGGCGACCAAATTGGGTTCAAAATTTCACCTTAGAACCGATTAATTGGCTGCGGTcccccaaccaaaaaaaaaattcaatccaacTGTATGTGTTATAATCTACCTAACCCACTGTCATTCCTTCTCACAAAGTTCAGTCACATTTCTGTAGCTTTAACTTATTCTTGATACATTGCTGATGAGTTGCCAATGCACTCATCCATGCAAGTGAAGGTCCTATACATAGATTCATTTTATGGGGTTGGTATTGTGTTGAAAGCTTCATAAAATAGATGGTTTAAGGTCAATGTTTCATCTGGGAATATAATTCCATGCTCAATTGCTATTTTATGGTAACCTCTCAAGTAAGCTGTGAAAACCGAGCACACTGGCTGGGCTTATGAATCAAGGGTTTGTGACCCTAATTTTTTTGCCAGTCTTCATGGTATACCATAAATTACAGCAATATGGAACATGGTTTCCATGTGCCTTTTGTGGTGCATCTGGAGGGAAATGAGTGATCAGAACTTCGAAGACATGGAACATTTGCTAGAGGAACTCAGaagattctttttcaatatgtttattttattttttttggggcaatggctttagattttaatgggcttaatgttcatgatttccttgtatctctttcttcttcctagcTAGGTGTGTTCTCTTGTATAAACCCTATGTACTTGGCTATgcttattaatattaattttacttaaaaaaactCTATTAGACATGAGAAGAGTACTATTGCTTGGTGCATCATACGGTATAAAAGATATTGATTGCAGTTTGGGAAGTcctatattttcaaataaaggtACAAATTTTTGCTTTTTACAGTTTTATCGGAAAGAGGGTGCAAAccaattggcaaaacaagcatTTGATTGTGCTAGAAGTATAAATCCTTCGCTTTCATTACCATGGGCAGGCATGGCAGCTGATTTTCATGCTAGGTATTCTTAATATCATAATTTGGGGTGCGTGCGTGTGTTATCATCTTCATGTGGTCATTGAACATTGGTATGTAAAATGCATGATTCATTTAAAGTTTTTGCTGAACAGTTCTTACTAACAATGAGATGTATGTCATTCTATAGGGGTCTTGCACCAGATGAGGCTTTTGAGGGCTGCTTAAGAGCTGTGCAGACATTTCCTGTAAGTGTTTCGGCCTGTAAAAAGGACTTGATGGACTAAATttgcatgattttcttgtacttTTTTCTTCGCCTAGTAGGTGTCTCTCATATATCTTCCTGTGTACTCAGGTTGTGCCTTttgtattatttgtttattatttaataaataatattttttttcttataaaaaagctTGATTCCTGTGCAGCTTGCACAGTTCCAAATTGGTCTTGCAAAGCTTTCTCTGTTGTCAGGACATCTCTCATCTTCACAGGTTTGACCACCTCTGATTAATCAGCTGTAGGAGTAGCAAATGTTTCACGTTGTTCTAAAACAAGAGCTCATGAGTTACATGCTTTAAAAAGTGTCAATTTTACACTACTATCAATCACCATGACAGGTTTTTGGAGCTATCAAGCAGGCTGTGCAGCATGCACCTCACTTTCCTGAATCACATAATTTACATGGGCTGGCTTGTGAGGCACGATTTGATTATCaatctgctgctgctgcttatCGGTTGGCATGCTGTGCAATCAGCAGTGTTTCAGCTATTGTCCCAAATTCTCATGCCAGAGATATATCACTTAATTTGGCAAGATCTCTGTGTAAGGTAGTCATATTGGACCTTGTTTTTGCTGTTCGTTTTTGTGGATATCTAACTCAAAATACCTTGCAATAAAAAATACCTTGCAATCATAGTAATAATTATCTTGTTATCTATTCTATCTCTGGTTCACTAGCTAACACCTTCATATGGTGCAGGCAGGGAATGCTCAAGATGCTTTGCTGGAATGTGAGAATTTGAAGAAAGAAGGTTTGAcagattttgttaaattttatgttagaaGATGTATCCTTTTCACTTAGCTGATGTATCATACAATTGTTGTTTAAGGTTTGCTTGACACGGAGGGTTTGCAAATATATGCTCTCTCTTTATGGCAACTTGGCAAATTTGACTTGGCCCTTTCCGTGGTGAGAAGTCTGGCAGTGAGTATTTCTACCATGAAACAGACATCTGTGGCCGCCCCAGTTGGTTTCATATGTAGAATGCTATATTTCATGTCTGGAGTGGATTCAGTAATCAGTAATATCCTGGAAATGCCAAAGGAACTCTTTCAGAATTCAGGAATTAGTTTTATAGTGTCTGCTATTAATGCTCTTGATCAAATGAATCGGCTAGAGTCAGTTGTTTCAAGCAGCCGATCAGTTCTTAGATCTCATGAAGAGATCACTGGAATGCACTTTTTGATAGCACTTGGTAAACTCGTGAGTTTCTTATTCCATCTGTTGGAACTTAAATCTTCTACACTGACTTGgtcttttctatttatttttatttgtttactctttttataatttatggGATGGCTTATCAATTAGATTGGACATGCTTTTGGGTTGTGCAGATCAGACATGGGACAGAGTTCTGTCTTGGATTTCAGAGTGGAGTTGCTCATCTTAAAAAATGTCTTCACAAGATCCCTAACAGTATTTTGTTGAGGTACATCTAATATTCAGCGAAAAGTGTGCTTTGATTTTAGACCTGTCCTGGGTTTAGTGACTGCCATCTGAGTACCATATTCACTCTTTGTTCATCTTGGTCTAATTCTTATTGAGTCAACTCCAAAAGTGTCTACAACTTTTCTGCAACCTGATGGTCTGAAAAATTGTTGATCCATTAATCATACCTATGATCCAGAAAACCATTAACAAAAATTCTTGGACAAAACTAGTACACACTGCACTCACACTCATTCTGGCACTTCATTACTGCGGTCTTAGTTTTCGGCTATATGGAAGTTATctattataatgatttatgcAAGTCTTAATTTTGGCCCCAGACGACTAatgaataaacaaaattatgtaTTACAGTGGAATTTATATTTTGAGGCCATTGCCCAGTGAATAGATTTcacaaactatatattttttcattcataCATGTTAGACGTAAATAAAGAAAGCTCATCTATCTTTAACTTATGGGAACTGCTGTATAATTCTTGTAAGAACTTGAGGATAAATCAAGAAATGCAGtgcattagaaaaaaaaaattgagaattaaaaaagaaaatttagtatTCAAAGTCGTTCACAACGGCAACTTGATGAAATCTTCTTTTCACTGTGTATGGGTGTGAATTCTGATGTATGTTCTAATCCTTTTGTTTCCTCCATTCTAGGAGCTTCTGATGGCATCCTTATATtggctataatttttttttttttgaagacgGGGGAACCACTCCACGtcagagcccttaggactcacccatggaacctaaatcCTTGGGGAGACTAGCATAGCAACCCaccgccatggcctcccacttaaatcgtaGTTTGATCCAAGGGGGAATCAAGCCTATGACATGGGgcacatgcacacaagttcacccttaccacttgggctacccatgGGTGGGCACATGGGGCACATGCACACAAGTACCGAAAATTATCTTGCAAAACAACATAATGTATCATAACACAAAATCCTAGgcagttaaaaaaatatgcacatgaaacatgaataaattataggcttataaaaaaatacttatattgGCTATAAGCCTATAATTTATTCATGTTTCAtgtgcatatttttttaactgcCTAGGATTTTGTGTTATGATACATTATGTTGTTTTGCAAACTTAATGATTATCTAGTGTTTATGTCCTCATTTTAGTGTATCTTCTGACAAACTTTCTGGTAACAGGAACCTGCTTGGTTATCTTCTGCTCTCTAGTACGGATTGGAATGATAGTCATCTTGCAACTAGGTGCTGCAATGTAGATGCCCCAGACCTTGATTTTGACCTTCCAAATCAAGGTTTAAAATCAGCAAGTGAAATCCTGGGTGCCGGAGCAGTTGCTTGTTATGCGATAGGCAATAAGAATCCAAAGTTTTCTTTTCCAACATGTACATACCACTGCATGAATGAACCTGGAGCTATTCAACAGCTGCAAAAGTACCGTCACTTTCTATTATgcctttatatatttttctgttgcaatttatcattcttcataaaattctaaaagaagCTACCTGTTTTTATGcgtttcaaaatcaaaatcatctgGTTACTGTGCAGAAGATATTGTACTATTTTTGAGATGCGGGATATAATGTGATCAGTGAGATGATTGGCTTCACAAGCTTTATTAGATTCCTTGCTTTCTTGGAAGAATGTTGTTTTGCACCCAggctttctcttatatttttagttattagaTCTTCCAAAAGACCATCTTGCTTGGAAGTCTTCAGCAAACCAGCTTATggttttatttatgatttattcttcttagtttgtaattaaataAGCATGTGCGCTTCCCAGAGAAATATTTATACCCTGCTCTTTCTTTCATATGCCAGATGCTTCCATCGAGAACCCTGGAATCCTAATTTTCGGTACTTGCTTGTACTCAATCTTCTACAAAAGGCACGCGAAGAGAGATTTCCTCATCATCTCTGTGTTATACTTGAACGGCTAATATCTGTGGCACTTTCCAGTGGACTGTACTCAAAGACAGACATGTCTTATAGAAACTACCAGCTTTTACTCTGTGCTTCTGAGATCAGCCTGCAAATTGGGAATAAAATTAGCTGCATCAACCATGCCAAAACTGCTTCAGTACTTTTGCTTCCTGATGCATATCTATTCTTTTCACACTTACAATTGTGTCGTGCCTACGCTGCTGAAGGTGATATTAGAAATCTTCAGAAAGAGTATACAAGATGCTTGGAACTCAAGACCAATTATCAGATTGGTTGGATATGTCTGAAATTTATTGAATCACGATATGATATGGAAACTGATTCAAACATTTTAGAACTGAGCTTCAGAGATTCCTCAAAAGAGAGGAATTATTCGTGGAATATGTGGATGGCCATATTTAATATGGTGTGGGGTCTGATTTCTATATGGAACCAGGATTTCCTTTCTGCAGAAGAGTTTCTTGACCAAGCTTGTTCTTTGGTTGGTACTGAGAGCTGCTTTGTTTTCTGTCATGGTAACTATTCCATTTCAGATTCCATTTTGTCGTACTTTGTCTACATTCATTTGTTCTACTGACTATTATGTTTTCTATTAATTGCACTGTGATAACTCATataataaggataagggtagatggtgGCATGCACTGTTCTAAACTCAAAACTATTTTGACTAGAAAGATAACTTGACCATGCAATATGTTAAATCTGACATGTATGATCACGTTTATGTCATTTGGCCTAATAGGTTGCTGTTAGACATGTTTCCCAGTTTTATCCGTATTGATGATTGGGACTCTTACCCTTCCCCTTTTGTggaatataatattgtttttgttttgcttctttCTATGTTGAACTTCTTGGGTTAGGTGCTACCTGCATGGAACTTGCCAGGCAGTTGTGTGGTTCACAGTTCCTATCGCTTGCTATTAAGAGTCTCACTAAAGCTCAAGAAGCCTCTCTCGTTCCTCTGCCAATTGTCTCACTATTGCTGG belongs to Juglans regia cultivar Chandler chromosome 8, Walnut 2.0, whole genome shotgun sequence and includes:
- the LOC109000516 gene encoding tetratricopeptide repeat protein SKI3 isoform X3, with protein sequence MALGLAYQRLGRFTAAIKSYERAIELDNTNVFALVESGNIFLTLSSFKKGVEQFRQALEISPQSVSAQYGLASGLLGLAKECVNLGAFRWGASLLEEASAVAIASTHLAGNISCIWKLHGDIQLAYAKCFPWTQESQGLELDAEAFNTSILSWTRTCCLAAGSAKCSYQRALHLAPWQPNIYSDIAITADLILSLDKCSGSNLTAWKLSEKMALGALLLEGDNCEFWVALGCLSGHNALKQHAFIRGLQLDVSLAMGWAYLGKFYRKEGANQLAKQAFDCARSINPSLSLPWAGMAADFHARGLAPDEAFEGCLRAVQTFPLAQFQIGLAKLSLLSGHLSSSQVFGAIKQAVQHAPHFPESHNLHGLACEARFDYQSAAAAYRLACCAISSVSAIVPNSHARDISLNLARSLCKAGNAQDALLECENLKKEGLLDTEGLQIYALSLWQLGKFDLALSVVRSLAVSISTMKQTSVAAPVGFICRMLYFMSGVDSVISNILEMPKELFQNSGISFIVSAINALDQMNRLESVVSSSRSVLRSHEEITGMHFLIALGKLIRHGTEFCLGFQSGVAHLKKCLHKIPNSILLRNLLGYLLLSSTDWNDSHLATRCCNVDAPDLDFDLPNQGLKSASEILGAGAVACYAIGNKNPKFSFPTCTYHCMNEPGAIQQLQKCFHREPWNPNFRYLLVLNLLQKAREERFPHHLCVILERLISVALSSGLYSKTDMSYRNYQLLLCASEISLQIGNKISCINHAKTASVLLLPDAYLFFSHLQLCRAYAAEGDIRNLQKEYTRCLELKTNYQIGWICLKFIESRYDMETDSNILELSFRDSSKERNYSWNMWMAIFNMVWGLISIWNQDFLSAEEFLDQACSLVGTESCFVFCHGATCMELARQLCGSQFLSLAIKSLTKAQEASLVPLPIVSLLLAQAEGSLGSKEKWERNLRLEWFSWPPEMRPAELFFQMHLLARQSKSAPNSTSNIEFCQSPERWVLRAIHTNPSCVRYWKVLQKF